The Paenibacillus dendritiformis region TCATCCAGATGGCGATGTCCGGTTCCGACAGCCAGGCCCGTCTCCAATCGGATAAGCCTATCGCATCGAGCGCCGCATTCACCAGTCCCGTCTGGGGATGATATATATTCGTCCAAATAATCCCGATGACGACCGAGGACAGCACCATCGGCATGAATACCGCCGAGCGGACGAAGCGCTGGAACCAGGTTCCCCGCTTCAGCAGCAGAGCGAGCAGCAATGCAATCGGGACCTGGCCGAAGACGGAAGCCCCTACAATAACCATGTTGTTGCGGAACGAAAGCCAGAATACCGGATCTCGCAGCGCCTCGACGAAGTTGGCGAAGCCGGTGAAGCGCATTTCGCCGATTCCTTTCCAATCAAAAAAGCCGTAGTAAGCCGACCAGAATATCGGCACAATGACAAAGATGGCGTAAATAAGAAGCGATGGCGCCAGCCCCGCCGCAATAAAAATTCGCTTGCTTGACCCTGCATGCGCACGCATTCGACTCAGCCTCCTCTTGTTGATGTGTGAGCCGCCACCCGCCCTGCCTGGCCTGAATCGCCCGCGGCCTGGCCTGAATGGTCAAGGGCAGGGCGTTGCGGCAGCAGGCGGCATGTCAGCGGCCGAGCGACTTCGCCTGTGCTTCCTGAATCTTGCGGGCAATCTCCTCCGGCTTGCCGCCCATCAGCAATTCCTGCAACCCATTATTGACAGCGTCGGCACCTGCGCTCGTCATGACGGCGTCATAGACCGGCGTCCGCTTGACTTCATTGACAAGCCGGTATACTTTGGCGAACAGCGGCGATACGGTACCCTCATCGAGATCCAGCTTGTAGCTGACCAGTTGATTCGCTTCCAATGTACGCTTCTGCGCCTCCGGTCCGGACAAGGCGTAGATCAGCTCATAGGCGGCTTCTTTGCGCTTGCCGTCGACCTTGGCGCTTAGACCGAGCCCGACGCCGACGACGCCGGAGGTCGAATTCGGGTCGCCCTTGCCGTCCGGGACCGAAGGCAGCACCGTCGCGCCCATGCTTTTGAGCGCTTCCGGCGACGCATTGGCCGACAGATTCGTCAACGCCCAGCCGCCGTCGATCATCATCGCGGCCTGGCCTTGCGCGAACATCATTTCCATCTGAGTATTGTCGATGCTGTTGAAGCCAATCTGGAACGCCCCTGCCTGCTGCAGCTGTTGCAGCAGCTCCAGCGCCCGCACGAATTCCGGATCCGTGAATTTGGCTCCGTCCTGATTCGCGGCCTTCAGGAACCATTCCGTCCCGGTCACCCGGTCCGCGAGCGAGCTGATAATGCTCGACTGGGCGAGCCAGGCCGCCTTGTTGCCGAGGGCGATCGGCGTTACCTTATTCTCATTCAGCGTCTTCACAGCGGCGAGCAGCTCATCCCACGTCTTCGGCACCTGCAAGCCGTGGCGGCTCAATATTTCTTCGTTATAATAAAGTATCGAAGTCGGCGACAATCCCATCGGAGCGCTATAAATGCTACCGTCGATCGTAAAATCGTCGAACGAACCCGGCAGGAAGTTGCTCTTCCACTCCGCCTTGCTGTCCAGCAGATCGTCAATCGGCTGAATCAAGCCTCCGCCATAGAATTCCTTCGTCATCATGCCCGGCCACATCAGGAACACATCCGGCATCTCATTGGCAGCCGCCACCGTTTTCAAGCGCGTTTTGTAGCCGTCCGGCGGAATGGCTTGAATATCGAGCACGATATCCGGGTGCTCCTCCTGGTATGTCTCGATGATATCGCGCATCGCTTTGGCGCGAAGATCGTCTCCCGTGAAGTTATGCCATAGGGAGAGCTTCACCTTATCCGTGCTACCCGCTTCCTTCGCTTCGCCCCCGGGCCTTGTCTGCCCGGCATCCGTGCCTCCCCCTGAACCGCATGCGGAGAGCAGGGAAACAGCCAGGAGCATAACCAGCATCGTCATCCATCGTGTGCGCATAAGAACAACCCCTCCAATTGTCTATCGTTGTGAGTAACCGAATCGCAATAATATCTATCGTTTTGAGCAATCGAATCTCAAAAAGCCTGCAGAGAGAGTGCACTTCCGCCCGGACCGCTCTGCGTACGTCCAGTATACGAAAGCGCTTCCTTCTTCAGTGAGGGAAGAAATTAAGCGGCAGGGGGGAATGTTTTCGCCGATTGCCGCGAAGCCGGGCGCTCGGCTGTGTTCAGCCGGAAAAGGAATCCTGTCCCAGTGTGTCTGCCCGGGCGCCGATCACCGCGCCGGGACGCTGTCCGAGCCGCCTGCAGCTCCGCCGCTCCGGCTGCTCCGGTATTCGGAGGGGGTGCAGCCCATATGCTTTTTGAACAGTTGGGAAAAATATTTCAAATCCTCGTACCCCACCATCCGGGCGATATCCGATACCAGCGCCGCTCCATCCTGCAGCAGGCGGCATGCCCGCGCGATGCGGGCTTGGGTAACGTACTCGATATAGTTCATGCCCGTCTCCTGCTTGAACTTATCGCTCAGATGATTCGGGTGGACGTTCACCACGCTGGCGACATGCTGCAGCGTCAGGCTTCCATCGGCTTTCTCCCGGATATAGCGCATCGCCCGGGATACATAAGGGACCGCATCGTCCGCATAGCGGTCCCGATAGATTTGCATCGCCTCCTGCAGCGCGGCGAAGAGCGAGCCTTCCCATTGTTCCGGCTCGGCAGCCGCGGGGTCGGCGAGCGCATGGGGCTGCCAGCTCCAGCCGTCCCACGCCTCCGCTGCTGGCCGGTCCAGCGGCGCAGCGGCTTGCGCGCACCG contains the following coding sequences:
- a CDS encoding carbohydrate ABC transporter permease, with amino-acid sequence MRAHAGSSKRIFIAAGLAPSLLIYAIFVIVPIFWSAYYGFFDWKGIGEMRFTGFANFVEALRDPVFWLSFRNNMVIVGASVFGQVPIALLLALLLKRGTWFQRFVRSAVFMPMVLSSVVIGIIWTNIYHPQTGLVNAALDAIGLSDWRRAWLSEPDIAIWMIAIPVIWNYIGPYLIMFLAALHSIPSELDDAAELDGARGMRKLASLTLPMIWDTLKVAIVLCISGSLKAFDLIYVMTNGGPAHATELLASYMYNSTFTVYRFGYGSAVSTLIVIISLLLVAGSQRLMRREAH
- a CDS encoding extracellular solute-binding protein — translated: MRTRWMTMLVMLLAVSLLSACGSGGGTDAGQTRPGGEAKEAGSTDKVKLSLWHNFTGDDLRAKAMRDIIETYQEEHPDIVLDIQAIPPDGYKTRLKTVAAANEMPDVFLMWPGMMTKEFYGGGLIQPIDDLLDSKAEWKSNFLPGSFDDFTIDGSIYSAPMGLSPTSILYYNEEILSRHGLQVPKTWDELLAAVKTLNENKVTPIALGNKAAWLAQSSIISSLADRVTGTEWFLKAANQDGAKFTDPEFVRALELLQQLQQAGAFQIGFNSIDNTQMEMMFAQGQAAMMIDGGWALTNLSANASPEALKSMGATVLPSVPDGKGDPNSTSGVVGVGLGLSAKVDGKRKEAAYELIYALSGPEAQKRTLEANQLVSYKLDLDEGTVSPLFAKVYRLVNEVKRTPVYDAVMTSAGADAVNNGLQELLMGGKPEEIARKIQEAQAKSLGR